In the uncultured Methanolobus sp. genome, one interval contains:
- a CDS encoding EFR1 family ferrodoxin (N-terminal region resembles flavodoxins. C-terminal ferrodoxin region binds two 4Fe-4S clusters.) has translation MTDMSQAHKVKIIYFSGTGSTALAAEEFERELISRKVPVVISEIRAGNFPSINDEGLLILLFPVHAFNAPEIVYEWIESITVRNPLSTAVISVSAGGNRKPNMACRLSSIKRLEKKNCRVFYEEMLVMPSNWVKKTPEGLAIRLLEILPLKVKDIVDEMLSEKKHRTKPPQFDRILSRIGELEKKGAKRFGKKILVSDNCNGCGWCEKNCPANNISITDGRPAFNGTCLLCLKCFYGCPNKALEPGKFKFFIIKDGYDLKALKGRMKGVKPEPVEELAKGYLWRGVRNYLLEGNKGKY, from the coding sequence ATGACAGATATGTCTCAGGCCCATAAGGTAAAAATAATCTATTTTTCTGGAACTGGAAGCACAGCTCTGGCGGCTGAAGAATTTGAGAGGGAACTTATCAGTCGCAAAGTTCCTGTTGTCATATCAGAAATAAGAGCAGGAAATTTCCCATCAATAAATGATGAAGGACTCCTGATACTGCTGTTTCCGGTCCACGCCTTTAATGCGCCTGAAATAGTATATGAATGGATAGAAAGTATAACAGTTCGCAATCCCCTTTCCACTGCTGTGATATCCGTCTCAGCCGGTGGAAACAGAAAGCCAAACATGGCATGTCGTTTAAGTTCCATTAAGCGGCTGGAAAAGAAAAACTGCCGTGTCTTTTATGAAGAAATGCTTGTGATGCCTTCCAACTGGGTGAAGAAAACACCTGAAGGACTTGCCATCAGACTGCTGGAAATTCTGCCTTTAAAAGTTAAAGACATTGTCGATGAGATGTTGTCAGAAAAAAAGCACAGGACAAAACCCCCACAGTTTGACCGCATCCTTTCCAGGATAGGAGAACTGGAGAAAAAAGGTGCTAAAAGATTTGGAAAGAAGATACTGGTAAGTGATAACTGCAACGGGTGCGGCTGGTGTGAAAAGAACTGCCCTGCAAACAACATTAGTATAACGGACGGAAGGCCAGCATTCAATGGCACATGCCTGCTTTGCCTTAAATGCTTCTATGGTTGTCCTAACAAAGCTCTTGAACCTGGGAAATTCAAATTTTTTATAATAAAGGATGGTTATGATCTGAAAGCATTAAAAGGAAGGATGAAAGGAGTCAAGCCTGAACCTGTCGAGGAGCTGGCAAAAGGTTATTTGTGGAGAGGAGTACGTAATTATCTTCTTGAAGGGAATAAAGGCAAATACTAA